Proteins co-encoded in one Bacteroidota bacterium genomic window:
- a CDS encoding ABC transporter permease translates to MIKNKAFNDFLNEAGNISAFTGRFFKECFRPRYEFGEFLKQCYFIGYKSLGLVGVTAFIMGLVITMQSRPTLVEFGAEAWLPKMVSVSLIREIAPVITALICAGKIGSGMGAELGSMRVTEQIDAMEVSGTNPFKYLVVTRVFAAILMIPILGVLADAISLYGAYLGCNIHGVVSWQLFWNQVFETNAYTDLIPAVLKTFFFGLAIGIIGCYKGYTTSKGTEGVGRSANSAVVIASLLVFVLDLIAVQIADLLGLT, encoded by the coding sequence ATGATTAAAAACAAGGCATTCAATGATTTTTTAAATGAAGCCGGAAATATTTCTGCATTCACCGGTCGCTTTTTTAAGGAGTGTTTCAGGCCACGATATGAATTTGGTGAATTTTTAAAACAGTGTTATTTTATCGGTTATAAATCATTAGGCTTAGTAGGCGTTACGGCATTTATTATGGGTTTGGTAATTACCATGCAATCCCGCCCTACCTTAGTAGAATTCGGTGCAGAAGCCTGGTTACCCAAAATGGTATCCGTATCCCTCATTCGAGAAATTGCACCTGTAATTACAGCACTAATTTGTGCAGGTAAAATCGGCTCGGGAATGGGAGCCGAATTAGGTTCGATGCGCGTAACCGAACAAATTGACGCCATGGAAGTATCCGGCACCAATCCTTTTAAATATTTAGTTGTAACCCGTGTATTCGCTGCTATCTTAATGATTCCGATTTTAGGTGTGTTGGCAGATGCTATTTCTTTATACGGAGCCTATTTGGGTTGCAACATACATGGCGTGGTGAGCTGGCAATTATTCTGGAATCAGGTTTTTGAAACAAACGCGTACACCGATTTAATTCCCGCTGTATTAAAAACATTTTTCTTTGGTTTAGCCATTGGAATTATCGGATGCTACAAAGGCTACACCACCAGTAAAGGAACTGAAGGCGTTGGACGCTCAGCGAACTCTGCCGTGGTAATTGCTTCCTTACTCGTGTTTGTATTAGATTTAATTGCCGTACAAATTGCCGACTTATTAGGATTAACGTAA
- a CDS encoding ATP-binding cassette domain-containing protein, with protein MLKEETQHSTQTSSGDYVMSIRNLYKGFGSNKVLNDFSLNIPKGKSIGVLGKSGSGKSVLIKCIIGLMPPDLGSINVLGQEVPKLNNEDLDKLRVKVGFLFQSNALYDSMTVRENLEFPLRRHWMKKETRNVNDLVMEALEAVGLGHTVDMMPSELSGGMRKRIAIARTLILKPEIILYDEPTTGLDPITGREISHLMVEVQKKYNTTSIIISHDLNCVKIAADSLVMLIEGKNYAEGTFNEMKASTDPKIKLFFE; from the coding sequence ATGCTGAAAGAAGAAACACAACATAGCACACAAACTTCCTCAGGCGATTACGTGATGAGCATTCGTAACCTTTACAAAGGTTTTGGAAGCAATAAGGTATTGAATGATTTCAGCTTAAACATTCCGAAAGGAAAAAGCATTGGTGTATTGGGAAAATCAGGTTCCGGAAAATCAGTTTTAATTAAATGCATCATCGGATTAATGCCTCCTGATTTGGGAAGTATTAATGTATTAGGACAAGAAGTTCCGAAATTAAATAACGAAGACTTAGATAAACTACGCGTAAAGGTTGGTTTTTTATTTCAGAGTAATGCTTTGTACGACTCCATGACGGTAAGAGAAAATTTAGAATTTCCTTTACGTCGTCACTGGATGAAAAAAGAAACACGCAATGTAAATGATTTGGTGATGGAAGCATTAGAGGCAGTTGGACTTGGCCATACCGTTGACATGATGCCTTCCGAATTATCGGGTGGTATGCGTAAACGTATTGCCATTGCGCGCACATTAATCTTAAAACCTGAAATTATTTTGTACGACGAACCAACTACAGGTTTGGATCCGATTACAGGAAGAGAAATCAGTCATTTAATGGTGGAAGTGCAAAAGAAATACAATACAACTTCTATCATTATTTCGCACGACTTAAACTGCGTAAAAATCGCGGCGGATAGTTTAGTGATGTTGATAGAAGGAAAAAATTACGCGGAAGGAACTTTCAATGAAATGAAAGCTTCTACTGATCCGAAAATAAAATTATTTTTTGAGTAA
- a CDS encoding MCE family protein, translating to MANETGRNLKLGAFVLAGTLFLIVVLYMIGAKRNLFSNTFTITADFYNVNGLMTGNNVRFSGINVGTVESVEIISDSSVRVVMLIQDKVKQYIKKNSVATVGTDGLMGNKLVNINAAKDGSTAPSIEEGDQLKTLRPIETDEMIRTLSTTNDNIKNITTDLKTIAQKINSRNTLWSLLMDTVVAENIKQAVVNIKMAGNNAAVVIGDLHYLTKEMKGGKGLIGTLITDTTLSTRLDHTMVKLNLAGDNLAVITGDLGNVSKKINTNEGTLGMLIMDTMFVKDLKSAMKNLDSGTGNFNENMEALKHNILLRKYFKKKAKEAEKKK from the coding sequence ATGGCAAACGAAACAGGAAGAAATTTAAAATTAGGCGCCTTTGTATTGGCCGGTACATTATTTTTAATTGTAGTGCTGTACATGATTGGTGCTAAACGTAATTTATTTAGCAATACATTTACCATTACGGCCGATTTCTATAATGTGAATGGTTTAATGACCGGAAACAATGTGCGTTTCTCCGGAATTAATGTTGGCACCGTAGAAAGTGTAGAAATAATTTCGGATTCATCGGTGCGTGTGGTGATGTTGATACAAGATAAAGTAAAGCAATACATTAAAAAGAATTCAGTTGCTACGGTTGGAACAGATGGTTTAATGGGAAATAAACTCGTCAACATTAACGCCGCTAAAGATGGCAGTACAGCTCCGAGTATTGAAGAGGGCGATCAATTAAAAACATTAAGACCCATTGAAACAGATGAGATGATTCGTACACTAAGCACCACCAACGATAATATCAAAAACATCACCACCGATTTAAAAACCATTGCGCAAAAAATAAACAGTCGCAATACCTTATGGAGTTTATTAATGGATACAGTGGTGGCTGAAAACATTAAGCAAGCGGTGGTGAATATTAAAATGGCAGGCAACAACGCCGCCGTGGTAATTGGCGACTTACATTACTTAACAAAAGAAATGAAAGGCGGTAAAGGATTAATTGGAACCTTAATTACAGATACTACACTCTCTACCCGCCTCGACCATACCATGGTTAAATTAAACCTGGCAGGCGATAATCTCGCGGTGATAACAGGGGATTTAGGAAATGTATCGAAGAAAATAAACACCAACGAAGGCACCTTAGGTATGTTGATTATGGATACCATGTTTGTAAAGGATTTAAAATCGGCCATGAAAAATTTAGACAGCGGCACCGGCAACTTCAACGAAAACATGGAAGCCTTAAAACATAATATTCTTTTAAGAAAATACTTTAAGAAGAAGGCTAAAGAAGCTGAGAAGAAGAAGTAA
- a CDS encoding ATP-binding protein produces MDEQAKNEIIATVKDLLPEIEKRFTTNEEKRDLRQFAIAMGLGTPEKLLRNLIENLASSVTLEQIPSVHRIESMIYGAFGKIKIKSNVQITPSMQAAGLKFLRVLGKVGLNSAQFSSEQLKDLDIKMKLVLSSIAQNEGDDPQELLEFFDKTQLTPETIMRYQKSDEQITEELLLQSFKYNVRYEINKPKHLLNLSYQEVMVLADAYNENKVEVRVAGELIKLKEVSSLKIFNIKDKKALDNEIYWSGTMAPEAKKFHNVATWTYDRFCQIGDDVTSKFLKPVIKWPTLAVPEPEMDIPALIKGGEGRKVEFKSRFRWDLSANRIEPKIEYKCLRAIAGFLNSDGGVLLIGIKDDGSILGIDDDFNSFAKGNKQDELKKHFDNLISNHFGKHSNASILFDYYEIEGKTIAYVRVEKANAEVFMKRNGTEEFYIRRSASTEQLHGSELLKYIREHWKGK; encoded by the coding sequence ATGGATGAACAAGCAAAAAATGAAATAATTGCTACAGTAAAGGATTTGCTTCCTGAAATAGAAAAGCGGTTCACTACAAACGAAGAAAAAAGAGACCTTAGGCAATTTGCAATTGCTATGGGCCTCGGAACACCTGAAAAGTTGTTGAGAAATCTAATCGAAAACCTTGCGTCTAGCGTTACTCTTGAACAAATCCCTTCGGTTCATAGAATTGAATCGATGATATACGGAGCGTTTGGTAAAATTAAGATTAAAAGTAATGTACAAATTACCCCTTCTATGCAAGCTGCAGGTTTAAAGTTTCTGCGTGTACTTGGAAAAGTAGGATTAAATAGCGCACAGTTTAGCAGTGAACAACTAAAGGATCTGGATATAAAAATGAAACTCGTTTTATCATCAATTGCACAGAATGAAGGTGATGACCCACAAGAACTTCTCGAGTTTTTTGATAAAACACAGCTTACGCCTGAAACAATAATGAGGTACCAAAAAAGCGACGAGCAAATTACGGAAGAATTGCTTTTGCAATCCTTTAAATATAATGTGAGATATGAGATAAACAAACCTAAACACCTTCTTAATTTAAGTTATCAGGAAGTAATGGTTCTTGCTGATGCTTATAACGAAAATAAGGTTGAAGTTAGAGTCGCTGGAGAGCTTATAAAACTTAAAGAAGTCTCAAGTCTTAAAATCTTCAATATTAAGGATAAAAAGGCATTAGATAATGAAATTTATTGGTCTGGTACAATGGCACCAGAAGCGAAGAAGTTTCATAATGTTGCAACATGGACCTATGATCGTTTCTGTCAGATTGGAGATGATGTTACCAGTAAGTTTCTAAAACCAGTAATTAAGTGGCCTACTCTAGCCGTTCCTGAACCTGAAATGGATATACCTGCATTAATAAAAGGTGGGGAAGGAAGAAAGGTTGAGTTTAAAAGTAGATTTAGATGGGACTTATCGGCAAATAGGATTGAACCGAAAATCGAATATAAATGTCTAAGGGCTATTGCTGGCTTTTTAAATAGTGATGGAGGAGTTTTGCTTATCGGCATTAAGGATGACGGCAGTATCCTTGGCATAGATGATGACTTTAATTCATTCGCAAAGGGAAACAAGCAGGATGAATTGAAGAAGCATTTTGATAACCTTATTTCAAATCATTTTGGCAAACATAGCAATGCGTCAATTCTTTTTGACTATTATGAAATTGAAGGGAAAACAATAGCTTATGTTAGAGTTGAAAAGGCAAATGCAGAAGTTTTTATGAAAAGAAATGGTACTGAGGAATTTTATATAAGAAGGTCTGCAAGTACTGAGCAGTTACATGGGAGTGAATTATTAAAATATATAAGAGAACACTGGAAAGGTAAATAA
- a CDS encoding T9SS type A sorting domain-containing protein has translation MKKTITCFLLICSSLIFAQPTSFSSRGIGGGGALFACSINPANNSEYYIACDMGELFHTTNFGLSYNQVHFTELIAGHNSKVCFTSSVGLLYSVSYANNMVVPMKSTDNGVTWSPLPGNPDNNEETFSIDADYNNPNRVIISYYGEIHFSNNGGTSFTQIHTAATAAGNVVAGVFFDGNNIYIGTNDGVLISTNGGTTWATATITGLPTNERIWSFAGAKVGAVTRFFCITADVADIYVGVVGSDYFNYPKGIYSVDYGSGNWVSKSTGINFTTTYPMFVGMATNDINTVYVAGSNSISEPIVLKTTNAGTSWANTFNTTGNANIITGWSGQGGDRGWSYGECPFALAVAPNNANSVIFGDFGFVHKTNNAGTGWQQAYINTAGQHPAGANTPPNQNCQSIGIENTTCWQVHWINSNNMWSCFSDIRGIRSTDAGSSWSFNYTGHTGNSAYRVVQHPTNGTLFMGTSNIHDIYQSTYLQDSRLDVTDANGKIMYSTNNGATWQNLRVFNHPVFWIALDPNNPNRAYASVIHYNAGAGIGGVYMTNDLNNLATSSWTLLPNPPRTEKHPASIVVLNDGNMVCTYSGRRTSGGAFTASSGVFIYNPTSNTWTDVSHTGMYYWTKDIVVDPNDPTQNTWYVGVFSGWGGPPNGLGGLYKTTNRGTSWTKLTGTTIDRVASCTFNPNNANQIYLTTEGQGLWISHNINAATPTFSMVPSYPFQQPERVFFNPYNTSEIWVTSFGNGMKTGTVTVTGLPEFKNEESGVVTYPNPAKDVLNVLVKENKIEKLELYDVMGRLLLNETEQNTLNISQLPNGTYVVKVYTSNGIENKKVVVSR, from the coding sequence ATGAAAAAGACAATTACCTGCTTCCTGTTAATTTGTTCTTCCTTAATTTTTGCTCAACCTACTTCATTTTCCTCACGAGGCATTGGCGGTGGCGGCGCTCTTTTTGCTTGCTCCATTAATCCCGCTAACAATAGCGAATATTACATTGCCTGTGATATGGGTGAACTCTTTCATACCACTAACTTCGGATTAAGTTATAATCAAGTTCATTTTACTGAATTAATTGCAGGACATAACTCTAAAGTATGTTTTACCAGTTCCGTGGGTTTATTGTATTCCGTAAGCTATGCCAACAACATGGTTGTTCCAATGAAGAGTACAGATAATGGTGTAACCTGGTCGCCATTACCCGGTAATCCTGATAATAATGAAGAAACTTTTTCTATTGACGCAGATTATAATAATCCTAACCGCGTTATCATTTCCTATTACGGTGAAATTCATTTTTCAAATAATGGCGGCACTTCCTTTACACAAATTCACACAGCGGCAACAGCTGCCGGAAATGTAGTAGCAGGTGTGTTTTTCGATGGCAACAACATTTACATTGGAACCAACGATGGGGTTTTAATTTCAACTAACGGTGGTACAACATGGGCAACCGCTACCATCACCGGTTTACCAACCAACGAACGCATCTGGAGTTTTGCCGGAGCAAAAGTTGGCGCGGTGACTCGATTCTTTTGCATCACCGCTGATGTGGCAGATATTTATGTGGGCGTTGTAGGTTCTGATTATTTCAATTATCCGAAAGGAATTTATTCAGTAGATTATGGAAGCGGTAATTGGGTTTCAAAAAGTACGGGTATCAATTTCACAACTACCTATCCTATGTTTGTTGGAATGGCTACTAACGATATTAATACGGTATATGTAGCCGGAAGTAATTCCATTTCTGAACCGATTGTTTTAAAAACAACAAACGCCGGCACTTCATGGGCTAATACATTTAATACAACGGGTAATGCCAATATTATTACAGGGTGGAGCGGACAAGGCGGCGATCGTGGTTGGAGTTACGGTGAATGTCCGTTTGCTTTAGCAGTAGCTCCCAATAATGCTAACTCAGTTATCTTCGGTGATTTTGGTTTTGTGCATAAAACAAACAACGCGGGTACAGGATGGCAACAAGCTTATATCAATACAGCAGGACAACATCCGGCTGGAGCGAATACACCGCCGAATCAAAATTGTCAGAGTATAGGAATTGAAAACACAACTTGCTGGCAAGTACATTGGATCAACTCGAATAATATGTGGTCGTGTTTTTCTGATATAAGAGGCATACGCAGTACAGATGCAGGAAGTTCATGGTCGTTTAATTATACAGGGCATACCGGGAATTCGGCTTATCGTGTTGTACAACATCCAACCAACGGCACTTTGTTTATGGGAACTTCTAACATACACGATATTTATCAAAGTACCTATTTACAGGATTCTCGTTTGGATGTAACGGATGCGAATGGAAAAATTATGTATTCTACAAACAATGGCGCTACCTGGCAAAATTTACGTGTGTTTAATCATCCTGTTTTTTGGATTGCCTTAGATCCTAATAATCCGAACCGTGCTTACGCGAGCGTTATTCATTATAATGCCGGTGCAGGAATTGGTGGTGTTTACATGACAAATGATTTAAATAATTTAGCCACATCTTCCTGGACCTTATTACCAAATCCACCGCGTACAGAAAAACATCCGGCAAGTATTGTGGTGTTGAATGACGGTAACATGGTGTGTACTTATTCGGGAAGAAGAACATCGGGAGGTGCATTTACGGCGAGCTCCGGAGTATTTATTTATAATCCAACTTCTAATACATGGACGGATGTATCGCATACCGGTATGTATTACTGGACAAAAGATATTGTGGTGGACCCGAATGATCCTACACAAAATACATGGTATGTGGGTGTGTTTAGCGGGTGGGGCGGACCACCTAACGGTCTGGGGGGACTGTACAAAACAACCAACAGAGGAACAAGCTGGACGAAGTTAACAGGTACAACTATTGACAGAGTGGCTTCATGTACCTTTAATCCCAATAATGCCAATCAGATTTATTTGACAACGGAAGGACAAGGTTTATGGATTAGCCATAATATAAATGCGGCTACACCTACATTTTCGATGGTGCCGAGTTATCCGTTTCAGCAACCGGAGCGTGTGTTTTTTAATCCTTACAATACCTCCGAAATTTGGGTGACCAGTTTTGGAAATGGCATGAAAACAGGAACCGTAACAGTGACAGGTCTTCCGGAATTCAAAAACGAAGAGAGTGGAGTAGTAACATATCCAAATCCTGCCAAGGATGTGTTGAATGTTTTGGTTAAAGAAAATAAAATCGAGAAGTTAGAATTGTACGATGTAATGGGACGACTGTTGCTGAATGAAACAGAACAGAACACATTAAACATTTCTCAATTACCAAATGGAACCTATGTAGTAAAAGTTTACACGTCTAATGGAATAGAAAATAAAAAGGTTGTGGTGAGTAGGTAG